Proteins encoded by one window of Bubalus kerabau isolate K-KA32 ecotype Philippines breed swamp buffalo chromosome 22, PCC_UOA_SB_1v2, whole genome shotgun sequence:
- the DKK1 gene encoding dickkopf-related protein 1, with product MTALGTAGAARVLVALVAAALCGHPLLGVSATLNFVLNSNAIKNLPRPLGGAAGHPGSAVSAAPGILFEGGSKYQTIDNHQPYPCAEDEECSTDEYCASPTRGAGAQICLACRKLRKRCMRHAMCCPGNHCKNGICMPSDQNHFHRGEIEETIIESFGNEHSTLDGYSRRTTLSSRMYHTKGQEGSACLRSSDCAAGLCCARHFWSKICKPVLKEGQVCTKHRRKGSHGLEIFQRCYCGEGLSCQMQKDHHQASNSSRLHTCQRH from the exons ATGACGGCTCTGGGCACAGCGGGTGCTGCCCGGGTCTTGGTCGCCCTGGTGGCTGCGGCTCTTTGCGGTCACCCTCTGCTGGGAGTGAGCGCCACCTTGAACTTCGTTCTCAATTCCAACGCCATCAAGAACCTGCCCCGACCGCTGGGCGGCGCTGCCGGGCACCCAGGCTCCGCAGTCAGCGCGGCTCCCGGAATTCTGTTTGAGGGAGGCAGCAAGTACCAGACCATTGACAACCACCAG CCATATCCGTGCGCTGAGGACGAGGAGTGCAGCACAGACGAGTACTGCGCGAGTCCCACCCGCGGAGCCGGTGCGCAAATCTGCCTAGCCTGTCGGAAGCTCCGAAAACGCTGCATGCGTCACGCTATGTGCTGCCCTGGGAATCACTGCAAAAACG GGATATGCATGCCTTCTGATCAAAATCATTTCCATCGAGGGGAAATCGAGGAAACCATTATTGAAAGCTTTGGTAATGAACACAGTACCTTGGATGGGTACTCCAGAAGAACTACACTATCTTCAAGAATGTATCATACCAAAG GACAAGAAGGTTCTGCCTGTCTTCGCTCATCAGACTGTGCTGCAGGATTGTGTTGTGCTAGACATTTCTGGTCCAAGATCTGTAAACCTGTTCTCAAGGAAGGTCAAGTGTGCAccaagcacaggagaaaaggctCCCATGGGCTGGAGATATTCCAGCGTTGTTACTGTGGAGAAGGTCTATCTTGCCAGATGCAGAAAGATCACCATCAAGCCAGTAATTCTTCCAGGCTTCACACCTGTCAGAGACACTAA